The following DNA comes from bacterium.
TACCGACTTCACGGGCGGGGCACTCATTGAAGTGCAGTATCCGCAGAATCGTCCTTCGGTAGAGGAAGTGAAAGAATCCCTCACGAATGCGGGACTTGAAGATGTGACCGTGCGTGGTGCAGGAGAATACAGCTACATCGTGCGTGCCGCGCCGCTCTCGCAGGATGCTCGCGCGAAAGTTGCTGAGGCGGTCGCTATCAACGGCACGCAGCCGGTCATCGAGCGCCTCACTGACGTTGGGCCCTCCATCGGTTCGGAGCTCCGCACGAAGGCGATCATCGCGCTCGGTCTCGTGGCGCTCTGCATCATGCTCTACATCGCCTTCGTCTTCCGCAAGGTCTCGAAGCCGGTCTCTTCATGGGTATACGGCGTGATCACGGTCATTACGCTCTTGCATGACCTCGCGATCCCGCTCGGCGCGTTCGCGATCTTCGGACATCTCTGGGGTGCGCAGGTGGATACGCT
Coding sequences within:
- the secF gene encoding protein translocase subunit SecF gives rise to the protein MLIVKYRNTFFALTAALAVAALVVLGVFGLHIGTDFTGGALIEVQYPQNRPSVEEVKESLTNAGLEDVTVRGAGEYSYIVRAAPLSQDARAKVAEAVAINGTQPVIERLTDVGPSIGSELRTKAIIALGLVALCIMLYIAFVFRKVSKPVSSWVYGVITVITLLHDLAIPLGAFAIFGHLWGAQVDTLFVTAILTVLGYSVHDTIVVFDRTRENLRLNEEHKRKEDFEHVAGRSIEQTFVRSVNTSMTTLVSLGALFFFGPVATQDFALTLIIGVIAGTYSSIALATPLLVAYERWSAKRS